Proteins encoded by one window of Coleofasciculus chthonoplastes PCC 7420:
- a CDS encoding pentapeptide repeat-containing protein — protein MTNKFITTEPLGKGGEGGEQKAWDAVQKAFRDRTCIGYWRYPIFSKVGKSRKEPDILIVDAQLGLIVIEIKSVTIDQILAITGHRWEFQNYYTTSSNPYQQAENQLFSLLGYCDREPILRRKVTGRALICLPLITEAEWYQSGFYQLPSCPPIIFQDNIISWTFLIKRIQQTSPIIKGTPLNNQQWKLLQAVISGTPVFRKKQHLKGHKNAIQKTINGTPQQTRGSILAQVRQHLSEFDLAQEQIAKSIPPGPQRIRGIAGSGKTVLLCQKAAHIHLKHPDWNIALVFFSRSLYHTIISQLDKWLRRFSSGEIRYDAKGHRKLKVLHAWGGRKQPGFYSTLCRHTGVKALTVNDIETKQPHQALAEVCLNLLQETAIPKLYDVILIDEGQDLIVDDSLKFEGKQPFYWMAYQALRPVDPTQPEQRRLIWAYDEAQSLESLNIPNASELFGEDLGHLVTGQYGGGIRKSETMYRCYRTPGEILTAAHGIGMGLLRRGGMLTGITRIEDWQAIGYEVTGTFRPGQQITVRRPPEHSPNLVSKLWQGSLFEFIAYRSRQEELTALADNIIYNLRYDGLKPSREILVIVLGLGLEAMRLETAVAEFLMSQGIDIYLPSAMDCNMLHIDKDHRDPNKFWCEGGVTVSRIHRAKGNEADMVYVVGLDNVAKDENNLQLRNQLFVALTRAKGWVKLSGVGSYPLYEEMWQVMQSGDTFTFTFRHPPQREISVTDVGEVRSRYQSGGRNFQNAELAGAQLAGADLRNANLIGAMLRGANLQQAQLDGAKLVIADLSEADLSEASLRKAKLVGASLKQARLSGADLSWAKLGNADLRGAELVGAKLVGASLSGADLREADLTGANLDKADLSEVNFEGATMPDGSICKTNWREL, from the coding sequence ATGACGAATAAATTTATTACCACAGAACCACTCGGTAAAGGAGGTGAAGGCGGAGAACAAAAAGCCTGGGACGCCGTTCAGAAAGCATTTCGCGATCGCACCTGTATCGGGTATTGGCGCTATCCTATATTTTCCAAGGTGGGCAAGTCTCGCAAGGAACCCGATATCTTGATTGTGGACGCCCAACTGGGTTTAATCGTGATTGAGATTAAATCTGTCACCATTGACCAAATTCTGGCAATTACAGGTCATCGCTGGGAATTCCAAAACTATTACACCACCAGCAGCAACCCTTACCAACAAGCAGAAAATCAATTATTCTCACTCTTGGGGTATTGCGATCGCGAACCGATATTGCGCCGTAAAGTCACAGGGCGGGCGTTAATTTGCCTTCCTTTAATTACCGAGGCTGAATGGTACCAAAGCGGCTTCTACCAACTCCCTAGCTGTCCGCCAATTATCTTTCAAGATAATATCATTTCCTGGACTTTTCTAATCAAACGGATTCAGCAAACCTCTCCAATTATCAAAGGAACACCTCTGAATAACCAGCAGTGGAAATTACTGCAAGCGGTGATTAGTGGCACACCTGTTTTTCGGAAAAAACAACACCTGAAAGGACACAAAAATGCTATCCAAAAAACTATTAATGGCACACCTCAACAAACCCGTGGTAGTATTCTGGCACAGGTACGCCAACACCTATCTGAATTCGATTTAGCCCAAGAACAAATCGCCAAATCCATTCCCCCAGGTCCCCAACGGATTCGGGGGATAGCAGGTTCCGGGAAAACCGTATTACTCTGTCAAAAAGCCGCCCACATTCACCTCAAGCATCCCGACTGGAATATTGCCCTAGTTTTCTTTAGCCGCAGCCTCTATCACACCATTATTAGCCAACTGGATAAATGGTTGCGTCGCTTTAGTAGTGGCGAAATCAGATACGACGCCAAAGGTCATCGCAAATTAAAAGTTCTCCACGCTTGGGGAGGGAGAAAACAACCGGGATTTTATAGTACCCTTTGCCGACACACAGGGGTAAAAGCGCTTACCGTTAACGATATAGAAACCAAGCAACCGCATCAGGCATTAGCTGAAGTTTGTCTCAATCTTTTACAAGAGACAGCGATTCCAAAATTATACGATGTTATTTTAATTGATGAAGGTCAAGATTTAATTGTTGATGACTCCTTAAAATTTGAGGGAAAACAGCCCTTTTACTGGATGGCATATCAGGCATTACGCCCCGTTGATCCCACTCAACCGGAACAACGGCGGTTAATTTGGGCGTATGATGAAGCCCAAAGTTTAGAAAGCTTGAATATTCCTAATGCCAGTGAGTTGTTTGGTGAAGACTTAGGGCATTTAGTTACCGGACAGTATGGGGGAGGAATTAGAAAAAGTGAAACCATGTATCGGTGTTATCGTACCCCTGGGGAAATTCTTACCGCCGCCCATGGAATTGGGATGGGATTATTACGACGGGGAGGAATGTTAACTGGAATTACTCGGATTGAGGATTGGCAAGCGATTGGCTATGAAGTCACTGGAACGTTTCGCCCAGGTCAACAAATTACCGTGAGACGTCCTCCAGAACATTCACCAAATCTAGTATCAAAACTTTGGCAGGGTTCCTTATTTGAGTTTATCGCCTATCGATCGCGCCAGGAAGAATTAACCGCATTAGCCGATAATATTATCTACAATCTTCGCTATGACGGACTTAAACCGAGTCGCGAGATATTGGTCATTGTTTTAGGGTTGGGATTAGAAGCGATGCGACTTGAAACAGCAGTGGCAGAGTTTTTGATGTCTCAGGGAATTGATATTTATCTTCCTAGTGCCATGGATTGCAATATGCTGCACATTGATAAAGATCATCGTGATCCAAATAAGTTTTGGTGTGAGGGTGGCGTTACTGTGTCTCGTATTCATCGGGCGAAAGGAAATGAAGCGGATATGGTGTATGTGGTGGGGTTAGATAATGTGGCAAAAGATGAGAATAATCTGCAATTGCGGAATCAGTTATTTGTAGCATTAACGCGGGCAAAAGGGTGGGTGAAATTGAGTGGCGTGGGTTCTTATCCTTTGTATGAGGAAATGTGGCAGGTGATGCAAAGTGGCGATACGTTTACCTTTACCTTTCGCCATCCGCCCCAGCGAGAGATTAGTGTAACCGATGTTGGGGAAGTGCGATCGCGCTATCAGAGTGGGGGGAGAAATTTTCAGAATGCGGAGTTAGCCGGGGCGCAGTTAGCGGGGGCGGATTTGCGGAATGCGAATTTAATTGGCGCGATGTTGCGGGGGGCAAATTTACAGCAGGCGCAGTTAGATGGGGCAAAGTTGGTGATTGCGGATTTGAGTGAGGCTGACTTGAGTGAGGCGAGTTTACGCAAGGCGAAGCTAGTGGGGGCGAGTTTGAAGCAGGCGCGGTTAAGCGGGGCGGATTTGAGTTGGGCGAAGTTGGGGAATGCGGATTTAAGGGGGGCGGAGTTAGTGGGGGCGAAATTGGTGGGGGCGAGTTTGAGTGGCGCGGATTTAAGGGAAGCTGATTTGACGGGGGCGAATTTGGATAAGGCAGATTTGAGTGAGGTGAATTTCGAGGGGGCGACGATGCCAGATGGGAGTATTTGTAAGACTAATTGGCGTGAACTATGA
- a CDS encoding DNA cytosine methyltransferase — MSIRPKLFSFFAGTGFLDLGFEASGFDIVYVNEINPSYMEAYRYSRQVLNLPLPEYGYHYADNGNIEQLTEGEKALRLWYLIQDARKSTDIVGFIGGPPCPDFSVGGKNRGKDGDNGKLSAAYVELICQHQPDFFLFENVKGLWKTKKHRLFFEQLKEKLNQSGYLLTERLINAIEYGVPQDRERIILLGFRQSLIRDIELPVEPSAKFIPEGIFPWATYILYPKQTVFSCPWAATDPFQENSHLPCSNEIIQELTVEYWFRQNDVLNHANAQHHFKPRAGLKRFLSVAEGDDSRKSYKRLHRWRYSPTACYGNNEVHLHPYKARRLSVAEALAIQSLPKTFVLPDKMSLTNMFKTIGNGVPYLASKAIAQSILDFLSTTEWHYEQPSQKQLELPLSPTLFDCQSKALLDVCVAHP; from the coding sequence ATGAGCATTCGCCCTAAACTATTCTCTTTCTTTGCTGGAACCGGATTTCTCGATTTAGGCTTTGAAGCCAGTGGTTTTGATATCGTGTATGTCAATGAAATTAATCCCTCCTATATGGAGGCTTACCGTTACTCTAGACAAGTTCTGAATCTGCCACTACCCGAATATGGATACCATTATGCCGACAATGGAAACATTGAGCAACTTACAGAGGGGGAAAAAGCCCTACGTCTCTGGTATTTAATCCAGGATGCTCGGAAATCTACAGATATTGTCGGTTTTATTGGCGGACCTCCCTGTCCAGATTTCTCAGTTGGGGGAAAAAATCGAGGTAAGGACGGCGATAATGGTAAGCTTTCTGCTGCTTATGTTGAATTAATTTGCCAACATCAACCGGATTTCTTTTTATTTGAGAATGTTAAAGGATTGTGGAAAACGAAAAAACATCGCCTTTTTTTTGAACAGCTTAAAGAAAAGCTAAATCAATCCGGTTATCTCTTAACAGAGCGTCTGATCAATGCCATAGAATACGGCGTTCCTCAAGATAGGGAGAGGATTATCCTGCTGGGATTTCGTCAGAGTTTAATTAGAGATATAGAACTCCCCGTTGAGCCAAGTGCAAAATTCATACCTGAAGGAATTTTTCCCTGGGCGACTTATATTTTATATCCAAAGCAGACCGTTTTTTCTTGTCCTTGGGCTGCGACTGATCCATTTCAGGAAAATTCCCATCTACCTTGCTCTAATGAGATTATTCAGGAACTAACGGTTGAATATTGGTTTAGGCAAAACGATGTCCTTAACCATGCGAATGCTCAACATCATTTTAAACCGAGAGCTGGTCTCAAGCGATTTCTTTCTGTGGCGGAGGGAGATGATTCCAGAAAGTCATACAAACGCCTTCACCGATGGCGTTACTCCCCTACTGCTTGTTACGGAAATAATGAAGTCCACTTACATCCTTATAAAGCGCGTCGCTTATCTGTTGCTGAAGCGCTTGCTATACAATCTTTACCTAAAACTTTTGTCCTTCCCGATAAAATGTCACTGACAAATATGTTTAAAACAATTGGTAATGGTGTTCCTTACTTAGCATCCAAGGCTATTGCTCAAAGTATTCTAGACTTTTTGTCAACAACCGAATGGCATTACGAACAGCCAAGTCAAAAGCAATTAGAGTTACCCCTGTCACCGACGCTGTTTGACTGCCAGTCCAAAGCGCTGCTTGATGTCTGTGTTGCCCACCCTTGA
- a CDS encoding AAA family ATPase: protein MEGKQFIRTMRLQNLLSYGSEGEEIELQPLNVLIGANASGKSNLIEAIGLLKATPTDLTAPIRKGGGVSDLLWKGQKEITTAKIEVTIDYPEGLMPLRYRMGLSVVGQKPELVDEAVENERYYPGEADVYFYYRYQQGHPVLNIKIPSDGQRSQRSLRRDDLILDQSVLSQRKDPDQYPELTYLGNQFSRISLYRDWHIGRDSEPRLPQKADLPEHPLLEDGSNLGLFLNNLQYQLGSRAIIEKLKTFYEEAEELLVKIYGGTVQIFIREEGLIQPIPATRLSDGTLRYLFLLALLLDPTPPPLICIEEPEIGLHPDMMSTIADLLVEASERTQLIVTTHSEALVSSLPPESVLVCERDYRGTHLRRLNPERLQKWLENYSLGELWSMGEIGGTRW from the coding sequence ATGGAAGGTAAACAGTTTATTCGCACGATGCGATTACAAAACTTACTATCCTACGGAAGTGAGGGTGAAGAAATCGAACTCCAACCCCTTAATGTACTGATTGGTGCCAATGCATCGGGCAAGTCGAACTTAATTGAAGCCATTGGACTTCTGAAGGCAACTCCCACAGATTTAACTGCCCCAATTCGTAAAGGCGGAGGCGTCAGTGATTTACTTTGGAAAGGTCAAAAGGAAATTACAACAGCTAAAATTGAGGTAACTATAGACTACCCAGAAGGACTGATGCCGCTGCGCTATCGCATGGGTTTGAGTGTAGTTGGTCAAAAACCAGAATTGGTCGATGAAGCGGTGGAGAATGAACGCTATTACCCCGGTGAAGCGGATGTTTATTTTTACTACCGCTATCAACAGGGTCATCCAGTTTTAAACATTAAAATACCATCTGATGGGCAAAGAAGTCAACGTTCTCTACGTCGAGACGATCTGATTCTAGATCAATCTGTTTTGTCTCAGAGGAAAGATCCCGATCAATATCCCGAACTCACCTATCTAGGCAATCAATTTTCCCGGATTAGTCTATATCGTGACTGGCATATCGGACGAGATTCAGAACCGAGATTGCCTCAGAAAGCGGACTTACCGGAACACCCTTTGCTAGAAGACGGGAGTAATCTTGGACTGTTTTTGAACAACTTACAATACCAACTGGGAAGTAGAGCGATTATCGAGAAACTCAAGACGTTTTACGAAGAAGCAGAAGAACTATTAGTAAAGATTTATGGCGGTACAGTTCAGATATTTATCCGCGAGGAGGGTTTAATTCAACCAATCCCTGCAACTCGTTTATCTGATGGTACACTTCGCTATCTATTTTTACTGGCTTTACTTCTTGACCCAACCCCACCGCCACTGATATGTATTGAAGAACCAGAGATTGGCTTACATCCTGACATGATGTCTACTATCGCTGATTTGTTAGTCGAAGCGTCTGAACGAACTCAGTTAATTGTTACAACCCATTCAGAGGCTTTAGTTTCCTCTCTTCCTCCTGAATCAGTTTTGGTGTGTGAGCGAGATTATCGAGGAACTCATCTACGCCGACTTAACCCTGAACGGTTGCAAAAGTGGCTAGAAAATTATTCTTTAGGTGAACTCTGGAGCATGGGTGAGATTGGGGGAACGCGATGGTAA
- a CDS encoding DUF4276 family protein: MVKEIRIYIEGGGDDRDTKRQMRQGFSGFLRDMVQIARSKRIKWDIVVCGSRNNAFSSFKNALADYPDAFNVLLVDSEETVKQRPWAHLKSRDNWDSPSVDDTHCYLMVQAMEAWFIADIDALKKFYGKGFRENSIPRNPNVEKIDKDSLEPSLKQATRHTSKGEYQKIQHASKLLGLLDVAKVRKAAPNCDRLFNTLAQIMGETI, translated from the coding sequence ATGGTAAAAGAAATTCGTATTTACATAGAAGGGGGTGGAGATGATCGGGATACAAAAAGGCAAATGCGGCAAGGATTTAGCGGGTTTCTGAGAGATATGGTGCAGATAGCGCGGAGCAAGCGAATCAAATGGGATATTGTTGTCTGTGGTTCTCGTAATAATGCTTTTAGCTCTTTCAAAAATGCTTTGGCAGATTATCCTGATGCTTTCAATGTCCTACTGGTTGACTCAGAGGAAACAGTAAAACAACGACCTTGGGCGCATTTGAAATCTAGGGATAATTGGGATTCACCTAGCGTTGATGATACCCATTGCTATTTAATGGTGCAAGCAATGGAGGCTTGGTTTATTGCCGATATTGATGCCCTAAAAAAATTCTATGGGAAAGGATTTAGAGAAAATTCAATCCCTAGAAATCCAAATGTCGAGAAGATTGATAAGGATTCGTTAGAGCCAAGTTTAAAGCAAGCTACTCGCCATACATCCAAGGGTGAATACCAAAAGATACAACACGCTTCAAAGCTTTTAGGATTATTGGATGTTGCGAAGGTACGTAAAGCCGCGCCGAATTGCGATCGCCTCTTTAACACTCTTGCTCAAATTATGGGAGAGACAATCTAA
- a CDS encoding GmrSD restriction endonuclease domain-containing protein, with protein MDSVAQESDVIVTDQDTAEEDSGDSGGLYPYDPTKADIDIREDPQTVFELMRKYDNGKLIIDPDFQRNPRVWKLEQKSKFIESVILNFPLPPWYVNQTEEGKYIVVDGLQRTTTLHDFVNNTFKLSGLEALPKLNGSNFTDLKELPGDYQTRIEDKKLNLYIIKPSVPVKVVYDIFNRINTGGTNLSRQEVRNCIFSGKSTNLLKELSEQEYFRKAIDKGISPERMKDREIILRYLAFRIFDYTKDYQGDLSDFLEKAMKKINLMSDEEIKALKRNFERVMNLSFDFFGDKNFRLPTGQTRGRINIAIFESVSYFFSISNDKFLEKHKEAIKSNFSELLENQDYLDSIKFATSGKAKVSTRFKLAQEILGDV; from the coding sequence ATGGATAGCGTAGCACAAGAGAGCGACGTAATTGTTACTGATCAGGATACTGCCGAAGAAGATAGTGGTGATAGTGGTGGATTGTATCCCTATGACCCAACTAAAGCCGATATCGACATTAGAGAAGATCCTCAGACAGTTTTCGAGTTAATGAGAAAATATGACAATGGTAAGCTTATTATCGATCCGGATTTTCAGCGCAATCCTAGAGTTTGGAAGTTAGAGCAAAAAAGCAAATTTATTGAGTCTGTCATTCTCAATTTTCCACTTCCGCCTTGGTATGTAAATCAAACAGAAGAGGGCAAGTACATTGTTGTGGATGGACTACAACGTACTACAACTTTACATGATTTTGTTAATAATACATTTAAGTTAAGTGGTTTAGAAGCTTTACCTAAATTAAATGGTTCTAATTTCACTGACTTAAAAGAATTACCAGGTGACTATCAAACAAGGATTGAAGACAAAAAGCTTAATTTGTATATCATAAAGCCCTCCGTTCCCGTTAAAGTTGTTTATGATATTTTCAACAGAATTAACACGGGGGGAACAAACCTTAGTCGTCAAGAAGTGAGAAACTGTATTTTTTCAGGTAAATCAACAAACTTGCTTAAAGAGTTATCAGAACAAGAATATTTCAGGAAAGCCATTGACAAGGGAATTTCACCCGAAAGGATGAAAGATAGAGAAATTATTTTGCGTTATTTAGCTTTCAGGATTTTTGATTACACAAAAGATTATCAGGGTGATTTGAGTGATTTTTTAGAAAAGGCAATGAAAAAAATAAACTTGATGTCAGATGAAGAAATAAAAGCTTTGAAAAGGAATTTTGAGCGAGTAATGAACTTGAGTTTCGATTTTTTTGGGGATAAAAATTTTCGTTTACCTACAGGTCAGACTAGAGGAAGAATAAATATTGCAATTTTTGAATCGGTATCTTATTTTTTCTCTATAAGTAATGATAAGTTTTTAGAAAAACACAAAGAGGCGATTAAAAGTAATTTTAGTGAATTACTAGAAAATCAAGATTATCTCGATTCTATAAAATTTGCCACGAGCGGTAAAGCCAAGGTGTCTACTAGGTTTAAGCTAGCCCAAGAAATTTTAGGAGATGTGTAA
- a CDS encoding DUF2442 domain-containing protein, with product MVNSGWNETTIKTAIAKAREAADIANVVEPRAESAYYDQSRDRVIINLKSGATFSFPPALAQGLAGASPEDLAEVEVTPSGDGLHWEKLDADFSVPALLAGVFGTAAWMAQIKMKVS from the coding sequence ATGGTTAATTCAGGTTGGAATGAGACAACGATCAAAACCGCGATCGCAAAAGCCAGAGAAGCCGCAGACATTGCCAATGTTGTTGAACCGAGGGCGGAATCGGCATATTATGACCAGAGTCGCGATCGCGTGATAATTAATTTGAAGAGTGGGGCGACGTTTAGCTTTCCCCCAGCATTGGCGCAAGGATTAGCAGGTGCTTCTCCAGAGGATTTGGCTGAGGTTGAAGTGACGCCATCGGGGGATGGGTTGCATTGGGAGAAGCTGGATGCGGATTTTAGTGTTCCGGCGCTTTTGGCTGGTGTGTTTGGCACGGCGGCGTGGATGGCTCAGATTAAGATGAAGGTAAGTTAG
- a CDS encoding DNA cytosine methyltransferase: MRNQLPYLDFLSQELQLPPIDATAPLVIDLFAGCGGLALGFEAAGFRTIGYEKLADACTTYQHNLHGFCYQTTLARQPDLVDGADVIIGGPPCQPFSVGGHQRGLKDSRDGFPIFLDAVKSYRPQLALFENVRGMLFRNKTYFEEIVSALRELNYIVEWEILNAADYGVPQRRERLFCVAHRGGWKWHPKTHHNLPYTVGEALGELALIVPLNAKFLTPSMDEYIKKYEKASKCVRPRDLHLDAPSRTVTCRNLSAPTGDMLRIRLPDGRRRRLTVREGARLQSFPDWFEFKGNEESQCNQIGNAVPPILAKVLACSVKAYLHKQCSGSQGLIIHTNVGTESLLSHRSRMSLT; this comes from the coding sequence ATGCGAAACCAACTCCCCTACCTTGATTTCCTCTCTCAAGAACTTCAACTTCCCCCCATCGATGCGACAGCACCTTTGGTGATTGATCTGTTTGCTGGCTGTGGGGGACTAGCACTCGGTTTTGAAGCCGCAGGATTTAGAACCATCGGTTATGAAAAATTAGCAGACGCCTGCACCACTTATCAGCACAACCTGCATGGTTTCTGCTATCAGACCACGCTAGCACGCCAACCCGATTTAGTCGATGGAGCCGATGTCATCATTGGTGGTCCCCCCTGTCAACCCTTTAGCGTTGGTGGACATCAACGGGGGCTCAAAGACAGTCGCGATGGTTTTCCCATATTTCTTGATGCGGTTAAATCCTATCGCCCCCAGCTTGCCTTATTTGAAAACGTGCGGGGAATGCTATTTCGCAATAAAACCTACTTTGAAGAAATTGTCAGCGCTCTCAGGGAACTAAACTATATCGTTGAATGGGAAATCCTTAACGCCGCAGATTATGGTGTTCCTCAGCGCAGAGAACGTCTGTTTTGTGTGGCTCACCGAGGCGGATGGAAATGGCATCCCAAAACTCATCATAATTTACCGTATACGGTTGGTGAAGCACTGGGAGAACTCGCATTGATTGTACCATTAAACGCTAAGTTTCTCACTCCTAGCATGGATGAATATATCAAAAAATACGAGAAAGCCTCTAAGTGTGTTAGACCCAGAGATTTACACCTTGATGCCCCGTCTAGAACCGTTACTTGCCGCAATTTAAGCGCTCCAACAGGTGATATGTTGCGTATTCGCTTACCCGATGGACGTAGACGACGGTTAACGGTTCGTGAAGGAGCGCGTTTGCAAAGTTTTCCGGATTGGTTTGAATTCAAGGGTAATGAAGAAAGCCAATGTAACCAAATTGGCAATGCTGTTCCTCCCATTTTGGCAAAGGTTTTAGCCTGTTCTGTAAAAGCCTATTTACACAAACAATGTAGTGGTTCTCAAGGGTTAATAATACACACAAATGTAGGGACAGAATCCTTGCTTTCTCACAGAAGTAGAATGTCACTGACTTAA
- a CDS encoding DUF3696 domain-containing protein codes for MLKKIILKNFKCFKEETDFPLGQLTLLTGINGRGKSTMLQSLLLMRQSIEHNDNAAQLVLNGSCLNLGSFNEIRNSNISREESIVFRYLYEDNIEVPKNNNSKIIGAAQYHFNENYEDDMVAQISRIEFNDEIIERDSNQLNSISYKLNSVYEKSDECNQDLHPNRFNFIFSTQEKENKNNGSCSLLKLLPFSDNRIFENARGENIEIDSKLYKSLYFDRIHYISADRVGPQEFYFKSTLTKFPNVGSKGEFTANLLHKNKDYLVNDNLCLGEDAKTLATQTEEWLNNIFDGAKVEILGSDSNILELLMNASTSKDRFRPANIGFGYHCVLPIVVSALIAKEGEMLIVENPEAHLHPKAQSRLAKFLAQVSSCGVQVFMESHSDHILNALRIAVLDKILNHEDLKILYFQQKPKQPVVEIPVQPDGGIEEWPEGFFDQMDKDFERLFGL; via the coding sequence ATGCTCAAAAAGATAATTCTAAAAAACTTTAAATGCTTTAAGGAAGAAACCGACTTTCCTTTGGGGCAGTTAACTTTACTGACAGGGATTAATGGACGTGGTAAATCAACCATGCTTCAATCCTTACTTTTAATGAGACAATCCATAGAACATAACGATAATGCTGCCCAACTTGTATTAAATGGTAGTTGTCTGAATTTAGGTAGTTTTAATGAAATTAGAAATAGCAATATATCAAGAGAAGAGTCCATTGTATTTAGATATTTGTATGAAGATAATATAGAAGTACCTAAAAATAATAATAGTAAAATTATTGGAGCTGCTCAATATCATTTCAATGAAAATTATGAAGATGATATGGTCGCTCAAATAAGTAGGATTGAATTTAATGATGAGATTATAGAACGTGATAGCAATCAATTAAACAGTATATCATACAAGCTGAACTCAGTTTATGAAAAATCTGATGAATGCAATCAAGACTTGCATCCCAATCGATTTAATTTCATATTTAGTACTCAAGAAAAAGAAAATAAAAATAATGGCTCTTGTTCATTGTTAAAATTATTACCTTTCTCCGATAATAGAATTTTTGAAAATGCAAGAGGTGAAAATATTGAAATAGATTCAAAACTATATAAATCTTTGTATTTCGACAGGATTCATTACATATCAGCAGACCGTGTGGGTCCACAAGAATTTTATTTTAAATCCACCTTGACGAAATTTCCCAATGTTGGTTCAAAAGGTGAATTTACAGCTAATTTACTACATAAAAATAAAGATTATCTAGTTAACGATAACTTATGTTTAGGAGAAGACGCCAAAACGTTAGCAACTCAAACAGAAGAATGGCTGAATAATATTTTTGATGGAGCAAAGGTAGAAATTTTAGGCTCAGATAGTAATATACTTGAACTCTTAATGAATGCGAGTACATCAAAAGACCGTTTTAGACCAGCTAATATTGGCTTTGGATATCATTGTGTTTTACCGATTGTTGTTTCAGCATTGATTGCCAAAGAAGGTGAAATGTTAATTGTAGAAAACCCGGAAGCACATTTACATCCTAAAGCACAATCAAGACTGGCTAAATTTTTAGCTCAAGTAAGTAGCTGTGGTGTGCAAGTTTTTATGGAATCCCACAGCGATCATATTTTGAATGCTTTGCGAATAGCAGTTCTAGATAAAATTTTGAATCATGAAGATTTAAAGATACTATATTTTCAGCAAAAGCCTAAACAGCCAGTTGTAGAAATTCCTGTGCAGCCTGATGGTGGTATTGAGGAGTGGCCCGAAGGCTTTTTTGACCAAATGGATAAAGATTTTGAACGGCTTTTTGGACTATAA